Within Sorghum bicolor cultivar BTx623 chromosome 2, Sorghum_bicolor_NCBIv3, whole genome shotgun sequence, the genomic segment GGAGAGAGGAGCAacacctaaccaaatctagcTCTGCTGCCTGCTGGTTAATTATTTCCATGTATGTATGCGAAGAGGAAGGAGTAGCAGGCAATCAACCGCGGGAGGGGCTGGAGGAGATTTGGGTTGTTGTTACCATgtgaagaggaagaggatgagCGCGCAGGCGCGGGAGCCTCCCGGCTTGAGCCCGCGGCCGCAGCAGAAGCAGCGGCTGGCGACCATGAGCACGACCTGcccggcggcgaggaggagcagCGCGCCGACGCCGTAGCCCGTGGCGATGTCGGAGTCGTAGACGCAGAAGTCGTACTCCTTGGCGGCGTCCGGGGTGACGGTGGCCCGGCTCCGGCGCTGCTCGGCGGCCACGCCCAGGCCGAAGGCGATGACGTCCAGGAGGATCACCACCGCCTGCACGATGATGGACGCCATTGCGAGCGAACTAGCTCCTGTCGGTCGGTCGTTCTCTAGCTCGCAGCTGATCTCTGCTGGTGTGGTCTGGGTACTGGGGTGGGGAGGGCTAGCAGCTCGGTGCGGTGGGAGGGGTGTAGTTAAAAGGCAGTGCGGTCGCGTGTCGGTGTGGAGTGCAGAGGAGGCGAGGGAAGTGAGAGCTTCGCTTTTCTGCGTTTTTGGGGTGGGTTGTCACGCTCACGCGGCTCGCTGGTGGAGGTGGGGAAGGGGACCGCCTAACGAATGCGGCAGACTGGGTGGGGCGCACCTGGCAGCCGCTACCGGACGGGCGTTGGCGCGTTGCGTTTTTCCTgccggggccttgtttagttcaccctaaaaaccaaaaagttttcaagattctccgtcacatcgaatcttgtgacacatgtatgaaacattaaatatagacgaaaataaaaaataattacacagtttaactgtaaatcacgagacgaattttttgatcctagttagtccataattagataatatttgtcacaaacaaacgaaaatgctacagtaccgaaaacttttcacttttcggaactaaacaaggcccgggtTGGTGCGCGTGGCCCTGGGCTGTGGTGTGGTGTGGCTTGCCGCCGACGGCCCTCGACCCCGGCTCCGCACGGGCACGTGCAGGGCAGCGACTGCAGCGCCGCGCCCGCGCTCGATTTTTCATTAGACGAGTCTCAACAATACATAGTAcaattaccaagactataaactagctcttgagccatgagttttatggggatgaaactcctttctcatctgataaaactccttcatttaatgaccctgtcaaGTCAACAATTTTTGCTTATGTAacatcctatttaatgtgcattatactctcataaaacatgcattgagactggcgttACTAGCTTTTTCTAGTTGCTACGGCAGAGCGGGCAGGGGCACCACGTGGGCAGCGTTAGTTCTTAAGGCCTGTTTACTTccctacccaaaattttttcgttcatctcatcaaatctttggacacatacatagaacattaaatgtacataaaaaatgaactaattacacagtttgattgaaaaacgtgagacgaatcttttaagcctagttactctatgattagcctaaagtactacagtaactcacatgtgttaatgatagattaattatgcttaatagatttgtcttgtagtttcctgatgagctatgtaatttgtttttttattagtttctaaagacccctcccgacatccttccgacacatccgatgtgacacccaaaaaattttcatctccaatctaaacagggcctaagtccATGCACTCAgaaattttttctttttttccaaaaaaCACTCTTACTATGGGGTGTTTAGTTAAAAATGTAAAATACAAAATATCAATTACTTTGAAACGATGAAATGCGAAAACCAAAACTTTTAGGATTATGTTTAGTTTTAtctaaaatgcagaatttattgtccTTATGAAGGCCTCACCAGGCTCTTTTGGGTTATTTTAATCTCTTGAggtcaaaatctaaaataaaGAATAACTATATTTTTGCTAAAATTTTTGTATGATGTTTAGTTCtttgcaaaatgatgaatcaaaACTCAAATTTTTTTAATAGGAGGGGAACTTGGcggtgtttagttcaaaaaaaatgcaaaatgtcAACTACTTTGGAACGATGGAATGCAAAATACCAAAAATTTCAGGGTTACGTTTAGTGACAtacaaaatgcagaatttattatcCTCGTGAGAGCCTGTTGAGGGTCTTTTGGGTTTTTTGGCCTCTTGAGACCAAAATAAAAAATGGAGAATAACTAACTTTTTGCCAAAATTTTTACATTGTGTTTAATTTTATTATGCAAAATGATAAACTAAAATccagatttttttaaaaaaaaatagtagAGGAAACACCCCCCACATGTGGGAGTGGTAATCCGTCTTCTATCATCATTCTTTTATGAGGACGCCATTTGTTCTCGCCTGGCGTCTGCTGTCACGATGGTTTCTACCCCGCACCGGGCTCCTGGACCGTGTCATGTGTAGGCACGCGTGGTAGTTGTTGGTGAACACCTGTGTGCTCGTGACAACTTGCACAATGTATATACTATATTCATCCACGGAAGAATCGTAACGCATGTTGATCTAATTTATAATGAATAGTATTCACATTTGTGTCTCAAATTGGTTTATTACAAAAATATATTGTATAATTAATCTAGTgtacttattttatatcataaatattaatattttttctataaactttgATCAAATTTGAAAGCATTTGGCTCCTTAAAAGATACGAGAATTGTATTCTTTTTTGTGTAAAGagagtattatatatataaactagCACAATGGACATTTTTAGTTGTAACCCTAGATGTCTTGCCTAGTAAATACATTTCCTACAAGCTGTTTGTTTAATGCAATTGATTTAGCCTACTCGAGCAACAACCACTTGTGTAGTTTGTTTGAAGTTTGGTGCCTCAAAAACAATCAGCATGTGCTATTTTGTGCctcaaaataaaactaattagcAGTCTATTCGATTGAGCTTATTtaccataataaatcagcgaacaatatttttagTCATAGTTTATCAGCTAAGCGAACATGCTGTAGATGATTAGTTACATATAATTCTCCCTAGATAGTTTACTATCGGCCCGTTTGGTAGTCCACACCAAGTCATT encodes:
- the LOC8061658 gene encoding uncharacterized protein LOC8061658, which gives rise to MASIIVQAVVILLDVIAFGLGVAAEQRRSRATVTPDAAKEYDFCVYDSDIATGYGVGALLLLAAGQVVLMVASRCFCCGRGLKPGGSRACALILFLFTWVTFLIAEACLLAGSVRNAYHTRYRGIFYGDSLSCETVRKGVFAAGAAFTFFTAILGEVYYLSYSKSRDAAGGAPYGGSSIGMGPYN